TTATACTGAAGATTTAACTCTAATCCCGTAATATTAATCCAAAGGTTCGTGCACCCATTTAGATCAACAAACCAGTATTACacttttgaatataaaatggGTCAGGTAATCTAGATCGGTCGAGTTCTCGAGTCATATAAACACCTCTACAAAGAATCTCGTTATATTGAAGACATAACGTCCCTAATCACACAGTATTAATCCAAAAGTTTACGCACCTGTTTAGGTCAACAAACTCGTAATTAGATATTATCCAAATTAAACGCACATTATTTGTCAATTTCATGAATGGTGGCTCCAAATTAgccaaaatattttatatgaaaaagtctaaagagaTAACTAAGACAACAGCTTATCAGTTGCAAAAGGCCTTATAAAATTACATAACTCAACAAATGACTCATAGATAGCAACATTTGGCTCACTAAATTCCAACCAACTTGCTTATAAATTATAACTCAAAGTCCAATGCgttacaaataaaacaaatcatCATACGTTATTTTAACATCTTTAGATTATAGTTCGTATTAGAAAAATACGTGGTGGGGGTGTGGCTCTTAGTTTATAGATTAGGGTCTTTTCTCGATTTAcgtatatgaaaataaaaaatctacgAACAGCTAAGataatgggttttttttttaatttattctcgAGCGAAAAAAACAGAACTAAAGTTGACTTGTTCTAATTATAGAAGTCGATTTGATGATTCCGATAGCTCGACGTTACGAATGTTTGATCAGTAAACGatcggagaaaaaaaaattagtcagtaataattttaattcaaaaataaaaattaggggacatgaaattaattaatgtattataaaattagaGCTTATCtattaccttaaaaaaaacatgaagtTGTTGgatttgttatttgttttgttaataattttgGAACATTGNTTTTGGGAGTTTGGAGAACGGTTATGAGTTGTTTTGTACTGCGAAGGAGAGACATGTTTGACTTGtcctttgttttatttttaattttttaattttttaatttttttttaatttcttttttgagttttattcagaaacaaaaacaagttttcaattttttttttaatattaatttattctattggatttatattccaaaaaatttaaagttaatttaGGAAACTAAGACCAAGtctaatattcttatttatttaatgaatattttattaattataaacgATTGAATGCCCACTTGTCACGGTGGCGAACTTGTAATTGTGCGACATTCAAGTAAGTGAGTTAAGTCAATTCAAACGATGCATGTTTCGAGTCTTTGGTCCCGattcaagaaaaaagttttagaaaacgggagcaacaagtgagttaagtcaGTTCGTttttgcgtcgcctacggtcAAGCGAAGCATGTTCAAGTCTCTGGTCccgattcaagaagaaagttttagaaaacgggagCCGAGAGATTTcgagagagagttttgagagcaagatttgagagatTGAAATTGGTATTATATGTGATGTAAGCAAAAAAACAACCACAACGGCTTACAACATACAACTATCGGGTAGGAAAAAGTTGACTATAGTCAAAATCGAAActatattaattatgattaaaaaatattaattttttttttataattactaactatattaataaaatacatcTTTCGaccatagtaaaaaaaaattaaataatgccAAAGAACTATTTAACGATTAATTTAAGTTTAgtgttttaattcaataaattcaaaattttaagggtATATTTGACttgttaagaaaatgattatttttatttatttatttatttattttctctcattacattggaaaatatttttaataagttaTTTTGGATAGTTAAaagcttttttcttcattattatatatatatatatatatatatatatatatttttttaattataattttttaaaagtaaatttagGTTGGTTTGTGGAAGAATTACGTTCAACTGACAATacctttttgaaaaataaaatttaaattaattttttaaaaaaaatccaaactcGCTATATTTTTATACCGTAAAAGTCAAAATATGTCAATAAACCCTTAGCAAGAAAATtccaacaaataaataaataaataaataaacaaaataaatacaataattttagGTTCATCGCCTGTAGTGCAAATGTCAACTCCCACTACCAtaattctctctttctatatatatatatatatatatNaaaaaaaaaaaaaaaaaaaaaaaaaaaaaaaaaaaaaaaaaaaaaaaaaaaaaaagttgagaaaTTATGAAGCTCGTTTGGTCACCGGAGAGAGCTTCCAAAGCGTATATGGACACAGTCAAATCCGTAAGTTTATTTCGATTTTGCGTTCAATTTCTatgaaataaaagatttaaatcagatctaattactttttttttttttttaatttgttgcaGTGCGAGATTTTCGGCGAATTCGGCGTCCCGGAGCTTCTCTCCGCCATGGCCGCCGGTTGGAACGCGAAGCTGATCGTCGAGACTTGGTCGGACGGCGGTCCGGTAGCCACGAGCGTCGGACTTGCAATCGCTGCAGGTCACACCGGCGGGCGTCATCTCTGCATCGTTGCAGACGAACGGGCGAGATCGAAGTACGTGAAGGCGATAAGGGAGGCTGGAGTTGAATCGCCGCTGGAAGTGGTGGTCGGAGATGTGGAGGCGTTGGCGGAGATGATAGCGGCGGTGGATTTTCTAGTAGCGGATTGTAAGGGGAAGGATTTCGTTAGGGTTTTGAGGGAAGCGAAGCCGAGTGAGAGAGGGGCAGTTTTGGTATGTAAAAATGCATGGGAACGAAACGGTAACGTCTTGGGGTTTAGATGGCAGGGAGTGCTTCGGAGAGGGACACGTGTCGTTAAGTCGGTTTTTTTGCCGGTCGGTAAAGGATTGGAAATTGCTCATATTGGAAGCcccggtggcggtggcggtggtggtgtCGGTTCGAACTCGGCGGCGAAGGGTGGCCGTTGGATCAAACGTGTCGACCTACGTTCTGGAGAGGAACACGTGTTTCGTGAATGAAGTCTTGATGGGCAAGGCAGCGTGGTAGAGACGTGAAGGAGAGGGATagttttttactcttttttttctatttctttttcttttattaaataaagaagGTTCATGAATGTAAATTACATGTATATACGATTTTGAAATAGAAACCATTAGAATCTAAACCTAAAcctctcctctccaaccaatatgagatctcattaTCCACTCTTTTGAGACGagtgttctcgctgacacaccgtctAGTGATGTGGGATTCCACTATCCACTCTCTTGGAGGTCAGTTACCTCGCTATCCCACTTATCCACTCTCTTTGTGGCCTAGTGTTCTCGCTAGTGCACCACTGGTGATGTGGGATCCTACTTATCTACTCTCTTGTGagccagtgtccttgctggcgcACCGCCTGAATCTCACTATCTACTCTCTTGtgggccagtgtccttgctagcaAACCGCCTAGTGACTTCGCTTGATTAGCCCGTTATATATTGCTGTCGGTCGCAATTTTatgaagaatattttgttctcctgtCCCTCCCTCGACCTAACACCACGTTCTCCTCAACAATAATAACACGTgttctaaatccaataaactcaTTAATTGCTTGAAATTAATAGGCGAAATAGTAGCCAGTAGGTAGCTACTGGTGAGCATGGAGGACCAGATTTGAGAATTGCAGGGTCTCATTTCTTTCCCAAATTCCTTTCCGGCACCTCCTTTATAGGGGTAAACATCAGGTGGGccaaatttgatataattgttCTTTCTGAGGgcatatttgaaaatttttctttcctaCAATTTGGGCATATGCGCAATTTACCACTTTCGAGGCCCTTCAGGTTAAAGtacaactttttcttttgttcagattatttttattttattttaaatatgaataaataaataaattagaaaatttctNttttttttttttttttttttttttttttttttttttttttaattttcctaaGTCGAAAATCGGACCAGAACCGAATGCTGGCTCAGAGATTGTCCGGTCACCCGTGGTATCAACAACTATAGAAACAAAGGATTACAGGGAAAAGCATCTTGCACATTTGGAAACATTGCCATTTTCGCCAATTCTCGAGGTTCTCCGACCGACCGACCGACCGTCCCgaaaatatgttattttagaACAAGTATTGAGCTCAAGCTAACCCGACTACCTTAAAACCTGTTCACGTTCTGCCTGTCGATTTTCTTCATTGTTAGATGCCTCTCCCCCTCTCCCTTTCTATCGTGTGTGAGATTGAATGTTGTTGCGCTAGAATTAGGTTGAGGATCGTGTTCGGTTTGGCTGGGAACTCCATATTTCCCTTGCACGACGACTAAGTTACGTGGGTTTGCTTGAGGGCTTCCTAGAACTCTTGTGATTCTAACTCGGGCTTCGACGGGTATTCGAGACCTTGGAGTGCTGGCATTCGTCGTAAATCTTCTTCTGAATAAGCTGGGATCAACCAGTAGCGCTTGTCCATACCGAACACCTATATACGCAGTTTCAGAACATCAGATCGCTAGCGATGTACGGTTCTAACTTTTTGAAATGACTCAAAATGTTTAACGAACCTGTTCAAAGTTTCTCCTCCGACCAAGGTCGTATCGCCATTTAGGTGTCGTTTTCTTCTCATAAGCCTGGATTTAAACGTTTTCATTAGCATTTAGAAGTATCCAAATCATCCTGGTTTCAACATACGAGAAGCCGATGACGAAATTTCGGTTTTCGGATATTTCTATGTCCCAAATTAAGTGTACAAAAAGACAATACCTCAATTGTTGTAGTATTTGCAGCCACCAAAGATATGTGCATGATCAAGAACCCCATAACGCTCAACGCGAATGCCAGATTCAAGACTGAACAAATAAGCGATAGTCACGAGCTCGTAAAAAGCTAATAGTTGACGGGTTTAGAGAATGCTTGTTAAGCTTACCAAAGGTGATAAAGGTCGTGGCAAGGGTACCAGGGGTTCCGGGTATCTCTCCTTCACTGAAAAATGTGATAAAGTGCGGTAGCAACGACAAAGTCACGAGACTCGTCTCTAAAAAAGTGTACAGCTGCAAGGGAATTGAACAAAGATTAAGAAATGATAATACTAAATGTCGTCTTTCTAGATATCAAGAAAAGTCGAGATCGGTCGAAACTGAAAAATCATAATCTGAACTTAAAGAACATTTCGTTGTAATAGAAGAAAGACAGTTGTTGGATCAGACCTCACCATTTCTAGTATTTCGTATTATCGACACGTTTTACTTGAGCCAATCGCCATTTCTAGCATcgtatttgtaacagctcaagcccaccgctagcagatattgtcctctatagaacctttcaagcttcccctcaaggtttttaaaacacggctgctagggagaggtttccacacctttataaagaatgtttcgttctcctctccaaccgatatgggatcttacaatccaccccttcagggcccagcatccttgttggcactcgttcccctctccaatcaatctgggatctcataatcctcCCCTTCGGGaccaacatcctcgctagcactcattcctctctccaatcaatgtgggatctcacaatccaccccccccccTTTCAAGATCaaacgtcctcgctaacacactgCCCGgtatttggctctgataccatttgtaacaaataCGAACCtacactagcagatattgtccgttttagcccgttacgtatcaccgtcaacctcacaattcTACAAACCTTAAGGAGAAGCctggaaggaaaagcccaaagaggacaatatctgctagcggtaggcttgggctattacagtaGTCTCGTATTTCACTAATAAAGTGCTTAGATAATGAAATAACATTGCCCAGCCATCAGAAAGAATATTTCAATGCTGAAAAACGTAAAAATCTTTTCGAATTCCGAGTGCAATAAACATACCAGAAACAGAAGGAAGTATTTGTAATTCAAAGCTCCTACACAATTAACGACCCACACGCAGTGATGATCCATCTTCAATACGCATCGCCCACCTAAACAAAGAACAATGTAAATCTCGCATCGAAATAGTCGACAGCGCAAGACTATACGATAACTTAACATACAAATATGAAGTGACAAACAAATGCACTACTCACAAACAGAACAATGATGGCAGCGGGGTGGTTTCAAGTGATTGCATTTTCGACAATATCGTATTCTTTGATTCGATAGCTCGGGATGCAAAATACTAAACTCCATTGTATTCAACGGGTCGCCTTCCGCTCGTTCTTCATCAAAAGCAGGCCTCCAATTGGTCGGTACATAACCCGGATCAGTCAAAACAACAGAGAAGTAACTCCATAACAGCATCACCAACTGCATAACATCAAATCCTTACATATCTCCTCAATCAAAATCTAAGAATCAAACAACTCCTTCAAATCTAATCCCTTCATTCACTAATTTCAATCCACAAAACTTAACagaataatgaaatattatcaAAGATTATTCCAATTTCCACAGGAACAAGCAATTTTAGATAAGAGAATGATGAATTTGATCTTTACCACACAAATGAACACTCCAgattaagaaatgtttaactGAGAGAATTCGAGATAAATAAAGACAAATTGACGGTAAAATTGAGTCCGACAGAGATTGTAAAAATGGGGGAAAAAACGACAGAGAACAAGCCAAACAAGGCGCTATGTTATTTATAAAGCAGCACAAGAACAACAATCAGGCAATTACAAATTCCAAACAGAGaaatacaaatgaaaattcaaacgaATTGAGGCGAAGCTTACCAAACAATGGAAGGAGATCAAAACGGCGAGAGCAATGAGAGAATCGAGGCCGCCGTCGTAGAGAGCGGGGCCATAGTTCGTCAAAACGACGGCGTAATAGGTGACACCGACAACTCCAAGAACCAAAAGGATCATGATCGAACCGAGACCTCGCAAGGCCGTACAGAACTTAAAGACGTTCCAAGCCATGGCGGGTTCAGATCTATGCATAACTCGGGAAAAAGATCCCAAATAGGTCGCCGGAAAGTTCACGAAGCCAAACCACAACGGTTCCGACGGCGATTTCCGACGGAGCCCTCGTCGTGATCTGGGAGGACCCAATAATCAGCTGGGCTCCTCCAGTtttagggaaagaaaaaagaaaaaggaaaatcaaaatgaaaatgggtTGAAAATCTGACGATTTTCGTGTTTGTTCTTCAGTGTTTCGCTTTCTTGGAGACTGCAAATTTAAGAGCGAAGGGATCGAATTTAGCGTATCGCTTTCTCGGAATTTCGACGGAGGAGAAGATGGGATGGGCTTCTGGATTCCACGGCGAAAAAGTggagataataataataataataataattataataataataataataatcttttgcttttttttttcttttttttttttttttttttttaattacacaattaactataaattttgaaaatattttgattaataaaataaaaattatgaattgaatTAGCATTgaaatatgatttatttaataaaacagcattttatctaataaaaaacaattgaatttaatatgaaatttctatttatagaTTATTGTCGTCATTCATGACAATAAAACAGcattttattctataaaaataaacaaataataatataaaaaaagctttttaaaaaataataataataataaacattgtagaataaatttttattcccTAATTTTGGTCAATTTTTGGGAATTTGACCTTTAAATGTCCTTAAGATTCGTAAGTGCCTACTAGAGACATAGATAAAgttataaatctaaaaaaattatatttcagattaattaattaattaattaattatactttgtttttaatatggGGGAGgattgattaaattattatatttattctatttttagtaTAAAGGGCTCTAGGATATTTTAGTACTTGACTTTTGCAtgaaataatgtttttcattattatttttttcttttatgtattaaaaagttaaattaatataaatacttcgtaatttatttaaaaaatattctcaaattatcttaaataaaaaaaaaaacattaaaatattcttactaaaaaaattaaaaaatatatttaaaattttaatgattttatgtTCCAGTAATACccttctatttaaaaaaaattaaaaaatattccaatcttagtactatatttaaaaaatacttataaaattttaaaagtaacattaaccTTCCTTACCTTCGTAAAGAAGATTAAAGAATGTTGTATTATCAGTATACACATCATTCAACCGCATTTGTTACGCATAATCCTAatttactcgattttttattatacaaTCTATGATCTTAGATTCACgagttttagattttttttttttttttttgcactgTTCATCAAGGATTAAGGACTTGTAGATAAATTTTAACGGTTAAATCATGTTGTCACATTCAAAATCGCTTCAAAACATTGTTCATCGATCTCGATAAGATCCTTTCATTTAATTCCAAGTCCCAACATATTCactgtttaaaaatatttttttatccaaaatagAAGGTACGGTATAAACCGAactaaattttccattttttacaatttctcatttactgATGTTCTAATGTCTACGTTGCTTTCTTTTCTACGGAGCTCAAGCATAGACCTACTTTCTCGTAACATNaaaaaaaaaaaattctacgATCacctctaaattttattttttaaaaatataaaaagaaaaaaaaaacactaatttGTCTGTGCTAATCCTATTTTGttagaatatttgatatttgtttcaaataaaagcaatttaattcaaagaaaaatatataattaaaagtaattaaaaattcaaatatcttaaaaaaaaaaaaaatacactacttaattttaatttttaattctatttaaaaaaatcagaccgtaatttaaaaataaaaaactcgtaatataattaaaaaaatattttcgatTTATTCGATCGTTTGTTTCCCAGATAATCTTCATTTTCCCTTCCTCTATATATACGTCCCCTCTTACTCCAACCATCCTTTTTGAAGTCCATCACCAATTTCTTCGTCTTCGTCTCCGTTGCCGCATCTCTGCGTGTTTACCAATGGATTCTGCTCTGCTGATTCCGGTTATCTCAGTGATTCTCGGTGCCCTAATTGCCGCCGTCTTCTTCATTAATTACTTTAGCAAGCGAAGATCCGAAGTCCAAACCATTTCCCATCCAGAGCTTCCGTCGGATCCGAAGAAGCACCAAAAGCCGCTTCAGACTAAGAAGTCTCACTACAAATCTCACTCTCACTCCTCCGATAAGGTTCAtgataaattgcatgaaaTGAGAACGGAattcttgtaattttgtaCTGTATCGTTCAGTGCGTAATTGATGTTTTAGATTATCTAGGTCTAGCTGCTTCATCTTGTGATAGGTTTCGAAGCTGCATGTACGGCGGAATGGATTTTGTATTCTTCACGGATCATCGTTCATATCGCCGATTTGATCTAATTGTGCTGGAGACGTGCGAATTATTTCCAATGATCGCCATCTAATTGTTTTTGAGTCATAACTTATTTGTTTAACGAAATGTACTAGATTCATATCACGATTTTCTGCTGGTTTTTCATGGGACCTCCGCGAAaatgttcttcctctttcttgtTACTGGATCATAACGATAATCTGCTAACATTTCAGTAAAACATTCATTGATAGCTGTTTATGAACTACCTCGAGCTTAAGGCTATATTGAGTTCAATGACGttgtttatttcctttttgcaTTTGATCTGTTTAGATTCAGAAGCTGTATGACGGTCAGCatgttttttggtttttttttaatcctaatGTCATCTGCAGAGAAATAAAGGTGTATTCGGATTGAAATGTTGCAGTAAAGTATTAATTTCTAGCTTCATATGAAGCAGCTTTGATATTTCTCTTACGCTCAGCTTATCCTCTTTTGCTTGTCGAATGTAGGATCCAAACAAGAAGCATCATCCGTTGGATTTGAATACATTAAAAGGACATGGAGATTCTGTAACTGGATTATGCTTTTCCTCAGATGGAAGTAGTTTAGCGACTGGTAACGTGGTTCATCCTGCTATCTCAAATGGTTTTTCTGTATGATATTACCTCTTGCTGCCGTTGTTAATATGCCATGCGATGGAAGGGGAAAACTATTTAACTAAGACTGTTAGAATGTGAATCTTGTCCCCCGCCTCCATTTGATTTATGCTCATGGCTCAAGAATTTTCAACTTAAATTCCCTCAGTAAAATCATTTTCCAAGCAAGCCTTTATTAGACTAAACATATCTAGTTTGCGTATGTATACTTTTCTAGTTCATTAACTGGATTCAATGTGTTTCATTTGCTATCGAGCACATGTGTCAtggtatgtttttttaatatcaagcACATGCATCGTGTCTTCATACTAGATgctcatttcaaattttgatccTCACTTGTTATTAACATATTTTCCAATGGTATTACATCCTAATGCAATTCGGAGGCTTATTTTGCCAGTATGTTTTCACCTTTGAAGGCTGCAGATATGTTTCTTGTTATTTTGCATGCCCAACAACTTCTGTCGTCAATTTTGGTGCcttggttttgttttcttagacAAAGTTTAGCTGATACTCTATTCTGTTTCCTGTTGTTATTGCTAAACTTGGCAATAATTGGTGTTGGAATTCATTTCTTAATTGTGGCATCCAAATTTGTAGCAGATCGGggctttgtttttggtttctggAAGTAGAAAGTATAATTTAGTTTCCAttcattaaaatgaaaatagttatCTAACTGGATTATCATAATTAATACACATTGTTTGATCAATGTTTCATTTCAATGCATTTcagtataatttattaaagatttttttctcctcctttATTCATGATCTTGTCTGATATATTGTTATAACAGCCTGTGGTGATGGAATGATCAGGGTATTTAAGCTGGATGATGCATCAAGTAAAAGTTTCAAGTATGTAAATCCATTTTCCAAATCTGTATtgtatctatatattttctgAGTACtaataaagaatacttcgaattttaattcattatttatacGACATTAACATTTCTGCAGGTTCTTGAGAATTAATGTGCCTGCTGGAGGTCATCCAACTGCAGTCGCATTTGGTGATGATGCATCCTCAGTCATTATATCTTCTCAAGGTCTTTCTGGTTCTTCTCTGTACATGTATGGAGAAGAAAAAGCTAAAGCTTCAGATGAAACCAAACAGCAAACTAAGCTCCCTCTTCCTGAAATCAAGTGGGAAAATCACAAGGTGCACGATAAAAAATCTGTTCTGACCTTAGTAGGTGCAACTGCTAGTTATGGCAGTGCTGATGGGAGCACAATTGTAGCTTCTTGTTCAGAAGGTACGTTAACATTGTCCATGCAACAATCAAGCAGAAGACATGTGAATAAtgttttactttcttttattcGCCTTGTGGTCTGTCTAACTTTCTGTTTTTGGAGATTTAAAAATCTATATCATTGTTGTGGTTAAATTGATCCACAAATTATTAGTGTTGAATGTGTTCTTTGTCATACATAGAATTCTGGAGGAACATGAATGCTGTTTTTCAAACTTGAGTACTGCCAATGTGCTAAATCATGAtcaaatgattgaaaatgttaaaacGTGTGATCGAATCTGCTCAATGATTTTCTGCATTTTCCATCATAGTTATGTCTTATGTAGAAGTACTTATATAAGAAAATGTTTTATAGGAACTGATATTAGACTCTGGCATGCAAAAACGGGAAAGCTGTTGGGTGATGTTGACACAAATCAATTGAAAAATACCATGGCTACTTTGTCACCAAATGGGCGTTTTATTGCGGCAGCTGCTTTTACTGCAGATGTGAAGGTGACTAATTCTGGCATTTGCATATTAGagaattttctt
This portion of the Cucurbita pepo subsp. pepo cultivar mu-cu-16 chromosome LG08, ASM280686v2, whole genome shotgun sequence genome encodes:
- the LOC111801162 gene encoding uncharacterized protein LOC111801162 codes for the protein MKLVWSPERASKAYMDTVKSCEIFGEFGVPELLSAMAAGWNAKLIVETWSDGGPVATSVGLAIAAGHTGGRHLCIVADERARSKYVKAIREAGVESPLEVVVGDVEALAEMIAAVDFLVADCKGKDFVRVLREAKPSERGAVLVCKNAWERNGNVLGFRWQGVLRRGTRVVKSVFLPVGKGLEIAHIGSPGGGGGGGVGSNSAAKGGRWIKRVDLRSGEEHVFRE
- the LOC111801160 gene encoding probable protein S-acyltransferase 14, with protein sequence MHRSEPAMAWNVFKFCTALRGLGSIMILLVLGVVGVTYYAVVLTNYGPALYDGGLDSLIALAVLISFHCLLVMLLWSYFSVVLTDPGYVPTNWRPAFDEERAEGDPLNTMEFSILHPELSNQRIRYCRKCNHLKPPRCHHCSVCGRCVLKMDHHCVWVVNCVGALNYKYFLLFLLYTFLETSLVTLSLLPHFITFFSEGEIPGTPGTLATTFITFVLNLAFALSVMGFLIMHISLVAANTTTIEAYEKKTTPKWRYDLGRRRNFEQVFGMDKRYWLIPAYSEEDLRRMPALQGLEYPSKPELESQEF
- the LOC111800760 gene encoding transducin beta-like protein 2: MDSALLIPVISVILGALIAAVFFINYFSKRRSEVQTISHPELPSDPKKHQKPLQTKKSHYKSHSHSSDKDPNKKHHPLDLNTLKGHGDSVTGLCFSSDGSSLATACGDGMIRVFKLDDASSKSFKFLRINVPAGGHPTAVAFGDDASSVIISSQGLSGSSLYMYGEEKAKASDETKQQTKLPLPEIKWENHKVHDKKSVLTLVGATASYGSADGSTIVASCSEGTDIRLWHAKTGKLLGDVDTNQLKNTMATLSPNGRFIAAAAFTADVKVWEVVYSKDGSVKEVLRVMQLKGHKSAVTWLCFTPNSEQIITASKDGSMRIWNINVRYHLDEDPKTLKVFPIPLHDSNGATLYYDRLNISPDGKILAVTHGSTLQWLCVETGKVLDTAEKAHDGDITWISWAPKPIPSGGKRVLVLATASVDKKVKLWAAPSLS